A region of Synergistaceae bacterium DNA encodes the following proteins:
- a CDS encoding branched-chain amino acid ABC transporter permease: MQQIINGLSLGSVYALIAVGYSLVYSILLFSNFAHGGFLVVGGYACYFLLTQWGYSVPVSMAGALIASGLTAIITERLAYKPIRERTTTTLYLLIASMGVNIIIENLFVVTVGGRIRALPQNTFPTGIFKIAGVTLSASDIISLVTAVIFLTMLQIFLNKTRWGLAIRAAACDIRTAGLMGVNVTFLISLVFFVAGILAAVGGIFLSVRYSLYPQLGSITTKAFIAAVIGGLGSLPGAVVGSLILGLAEMLTAGFISSQMRDLVVYSLLVIMLLIRPAGFFGKAVSEKI, translated from the coding sequence ATACAGCAAATAATTAACGGGCTTTCACTTGGGAGCGTTTATGCTTTGATTGCTGTAGGTTATTCGCTTGTATATTCGATTCTGTTATTCTCAAATTTTGCACACGGGGGCTTTCTCGTAGTCGGGGGCTATGCTTGTTATTTTTTGCTGACTCAGTGGGGTTATAGCGTGCCCGTCTCAATGGCGGGAGCGTTAATTGCTTCAGGACTCACGGCGATTATAACAGAGAGACTTGCATATAAGCCGATTCGTGAACGAACTACAACGACATTATATTTATTAATTGCTTCAATGGGAGTAAATATAATAATAGAAAATTTATTTGTCGTAACAGTCGGAGGCCGTATAAGAGCATTGCCGCAAAATACTTTTCCGACGGGAATATTTAAGATTGCCGGTGTTACTCTAAGCGCGTCCGATATTATTTCACTTGTAACAGCAGTAATTTTCTTGACCATGCTGCAAATTTTCTTGAATAAAACCCGCTGGGGTTTGGCGATTCGTGCAGCTGCCTGCGATATTCGGACGGCCGGATTAATGGGAGTAAATGTTACGTTTTTGATCAGCCTAGTATTCTTTGTTGCTGGAATTCTTGCGGCGGTCGGGGGGATTTTCTTGTCTGTCAGATATAGCTTGTACCCTCAATTAGGAAGTATAACGACAAAGGCATTTATTGCGGCAGTAATCGGCGGGCTTGGATCTTTACCCGGTGCAGTTGTCGGGAGCTTGATTCTCGGACTCGCTGAAATGTTGACGGCGGGATTTATAAGTTCACAAATGCGCGACTTAGTAGTTTATTCTTTGCTAGTTATAATGTTATTGATTCGTCCTGCTGGATTCTTCGGCAAGGCAGTAAGTGAGAAGATATAA
- a CDS encoding branched-chain amino acid ABC transporter permease has product MGGYQEGIIILMCINCIAAMGVSILTGFTGIFTLGHAAYMALGAYTTAILTVRYGVHWIPAIIAGGLMAVLIAWLIGLPTLKLTGDYYAIASIGLGEAIRLILENWQSFTRGARGFPGIEPYTTRICAVIIFIGLAIITFNFLDSRLGRELRASRDDSAAASLMGFNTPRTRMKALLLSAFYCGIAGALLGGYMSFIQPSMFDMMKSTELTAVVVFGGLGSMSGTILGSAAITLIMEYFRDISQYRMLIYGLLLVIIMVFRPEGLLGSREIWELFSLENSKQEDK; this is encoded by the coding sequence ATGGGCGGCTATCAAGAAGGAATAATAATTTTAATGTGTATAAATTGTATTGCTGCAATGGGAGTCAGCATATTAACGGGATTTACAGGAATTTTTACGCTGGGACATGCTGCATATATGGCACTGGGAGCTTACACGACGGCGATTTTAACAGTAAGATACGGCGTTCACTGGATTCCTGCGATAATTGCGGGAGGACTCATGGCTGTATTAATTGCGTGGCTGATAGGACTTCCGACTCTGAAATTAACGGGAGATTATTACGCGATTGCATCAATAGGACTCGGCGAGGCTATAAGATTAATTCTTGAAAATTGGCAGTCTTTCACGCGGGGAGCTCGCGGATTTCCGGGCATTGAGCCTTACACGACAAGGATTTGCGCTGTGATAATATTTATCGGGCTTGCTATAATAACATTTAATTTTCTTGATAGTCGGCTAGGGCGTGAGTTGAGAGCTTCACGGGATGACTCGGCGGCTGCGTCGTTGATGGGATTTAACACGCCTCGTACTAGAATGAAAGCATTATTATTGTCAGCTTTTTATTGCGGGATTGCCGGGGCTTTGCTGGGCGGTTATATGAGCTTTATTCAGCCTTCTATGTTTGACATGATGAAGTCGACGGAATTAACGGCGGTTGTAGTTTTCGGCGGACTCGGCTCAATGAGCGGGACAATTTTAGGCTCGGCAGCTATAACTCTAATAATGGAATATTTCCGGGATATTTCGCAGTATAGAATGTTAATTTACGGCTTATTACTCGTTATTATAATGGTCTTCAGGCCGGAGGGACTACTGGGCAGCCGCGAAATCTGGGAGTTATTCTCACTGGAAAATTCTAAACAGGAGGACAAATAA
- a CDS encoding ABC transporter ATP-binding protein produces the protein MLELSHIDMFFGGIAALHDMSFKIEKNSLTGIIGPNGAGKTTIFNIITGVYTPSAGNVYFNDIDITPLKAYQINRLGIARTFQNLRLFTRSSVLDNVMTAAQNKYINSYKEDFFAGNMTQANCPDSSCWYSFIESCLHFGRWDKVEKKLRYDSLELLERVGLSDRAEQAAGTLPYGMQRRLEIARALALSPKLLLLDEPAAGMNPEEVFELNDLITGIHKDFDLTTLVIEHHMDLIMKICPHVICLNFGAKIAEGSGEEIQNNPEVLTAYLGTEEEEGK, from the coding sequence ATGCTTGAACTTTCTCATATAGATATGTTTTTTGGAGGAATCGCAGCACTTCATGATATGTCCTTCAAAATCGAGAAGAATTCTTTAACGGGAATAATCGGGCCAAATGGAGCAGGTAAGACTACAATTTTTAATATAATAACGGGCGTATATACTCCGAGCGCGGGCAATGTATATTTTAATGATATTGATATAACGCCTCTGAAAGCCTATCAGATTAACAGGCTGGGAATTGCGAGAACGTTTCAGAATTTGAGATTATTCACACGTTCAAGCGTACTAGATAACGTAATGACAGCAGCCCAGAATAAATATATTAATTCTTACAAGGAAGATTTTTTTGCAGGAAATATGACTCAGGCTAACTGCCCGGATTCGTCTTGCTGGTATAGCTTTATTGAGTCATGCCTTCATTTTGGACGATGGGACAAAGTGGAGAAAAAATTACGTTATGACAGTTTAGAATTACTTGAGAGAGTAGGACTCTCTGACAGGGCAGAACAGGCAGCGGGGACTCTTCCTTATGGTATGCAGAGAAGACTAGAGATTGCCCGGGCACTTGCTTTATCACCTAAATTATTATTACTTGACGAGCCTGCAGCAGGAATGAATCCCGAAGAAGTTTTTGAGCTGAATGACTTAATCACGGGGATTCATAAAGATTTTGATCTTACTACTTTAGTAATTGAGCATCATATGGATTTAATCATGAAAATTTGTCCGCATGTAATATGCTTGAATTTTGGCGCGAAAATTGCGGAAGGGTCGGGCGAAGAGATTCAGAATAACCCGGAGGTCTTGACGGCGTATTTAGGCACTGAAGAGGAGGAGGGCAAATGA
- a CDS encoding ABC transporter ATP-binding protein, whose translation MKMSKNLLETRDVCVNYGAIKALAGVSIKLMEDEIVSVIGANGAGKSTLMNAIMGMVKISSGNIFLDSYPLSSKNYKIVQSGVALVPEGRRVFTTLTVSENLRIGAFTRKDKSEISKDYEWVFSLFPILKERLTQYAGTLSGGEQQMLAIARALMARPRVLLLDEPSLGLAPIIIRDIFKELKRVNEQGVSILLVEQNARQALLLSHRAYVLQTGRLLKEGKSSDLLQDKDIKAAYLGN comes from the coding sequence ATGAAGATGAGCAAAAATTTACTTGAGACAAGGGACGTTTGCGTTAATTACGGGGCTATAAAGGCACTTGCGGGCGTGTCTATTAAGTTAATGGAAGATGAAATAGTTTCAGTTATCGGCGCAAATGGAGCAGGAAAATCTACTCTCATGAATGCAATAATGGGAATGGTAAAAATCTCAAGCGGAAATATTTTCCTCGATAGTTACCCGTTATCTTCAAAAAATTATAAGATTGTCCAGAGCGGAGTCGCTTTAGTTCCTGAAGGCCGGCGGGTATTCACGACTCTGACTGTTTCAGAAAATTTGAGAATTGGCGCATTTACCCGTAAAGATAAAAGCGAGATCTCAAAAGATTATGAATGGGTGTTCTCGTTATTCCCGATCTTGAAAGAAAGATTAACGCAATATGCGGGGACTCTTTCAGGCGGTGAACAGCAAATGTTAGCGATTGCCCGTGCTTTAATGGCTCGTCCGAGAGTGTTATTACTTGATGAGCCTTCACTGGGACTCGCTCCGATTATAATACGCGATATATTTAAAGAGTTAAAGCGCGTCAATGAACAGGGAGTCAGCATTTTATTAGTCGAACAGAACGCAAGGCAGGCATTATTATTGTCTCATCGTGCTTATGTTTTGCAGACCGGGCGATTATTGAAAGAAGGCAAGAGCAGCGATTTATTACAGGATAAAGATATAAAGGCTGCTTATCTCGGCAATTAG